A window of the Euwallacea similis isolate ESF13 chromosome 20, ESF131.1, whole genome shotgun sequence genome harbors these coding sequences:
- the HIPP1 gene encoding muscle M-line assembly protein unc-89 isoform X1 — protein MMQEPGDTSITVVEPHVETYAESNLNEKNIGTQYIYTTEGQLIPANDQASTMDLSSQTYSTTHVTEAQNIHIQQVDYQYEQQYGDDNAQQVVNQTEYVSNSTTYVMEPATYAPETNQEKAITEQQTYSSETTTYTYFTATSNEGETNYASSPTPPSGALSADPLNNSEKEADKIDNGVTQHKVAEEQKEPATESVSIILERELESNPAVEIENADNIEQIDETAVNQEIEESEMVEETIEEMETVDTTEGSSKEDVGDVNSSQEIGEIVAETGVSAPRPRGRKPKSDIPLHILGRDVNKPVENFVNGKTLKPRLGVKVPYRNLTSQIVSKAEIEKEIIERGKKKQDEKKDISFSRQLTSRLTQKIAPDKKNSKAKSSRKADSSSTKVSDDEEMEVDSNGNENSEKKASVAIDNDSDLLAILEGDGDSEEISTLNPQNKESTPSDETNLKNLEREIALQQLQDLPYLSPKTKYVKSNKHKMYSKERVSSTSEGKVSSSTDKLVPSTKPQGPKNPIKANALKFDEPQIKVNVALKTYSRKRKSSEGVPDSTPSPSKKTHVPSTEVKVETAGAASKSPAYVTKSSRVIKKKVIWDPDETMAPRAKTAAIKTDSPSPLKIPQKTTYPKNEFKSADLPRKSAADVKSKPEKKVDDKLSPRKLDNADKKHSPETSKLASKQKKPKSMSEVDKLLGDEGAIKMLYDLKKNPIEEKRRKTVMDVDKTLKDLAKKANQIKSDLVNTTSSETPKSLRKKEAGISPGSSSKSTPAPTLLHLGITRQKSKDSARSSPPPSPGFSFTNETSYLVRRRSSSSISSGEDTSGSLDFDGSEDDSAESDYVDRLSKKIPVSTTTDPLKIKRPKRTQEKEKAQKRAENRIGQFNTFTIKKINKSIIIDLHSESSNSYYFTSELLSELTTALNKISTEKDCNVVLIKSSKESIFSEGLDYRSLISDKEGRRQSNAKELAVLVKDFLSTLLKFPKVLVAGIQGQCSGLAVTMLPLFDIVIASDDATFNTSYAILGSVAEAGFLLTVPYVASYGLAGELLYASQTLTADEACRRGLISRLCWPEKYQDTLNSTVAAVAQGSKQSLEANKRLLRSSLAESSKKALDSMEAELVEHWTSSECQTNFANIE, from the exons ATGATGCAAGAACCAGGGGATACTTCAATCACTGTTGTGGAACCTCACGTAGAAACCTATGCCGAAAGcaatttaaatgagaaaaacatTGGAACTCAGTATATTTACACTACTGAGGGACAGTTGATCCCTGCAAATGATCAAGCTTCAACTATGGATTTGAGTTCACAG ACTTATAGCACTACTCATGTCACTGAAGCACAAAACATACACATTCAACAAGTTGACTATCAATATGAACAGCAGTATGGGGATGATAATGCTCAACAGGTTGTTAATCAGACTGAGTATGTTTCAAAt TCAACCACTTATGTAATGGAACCAGCTACTTATGCCCCTGAAACAAATCAAGAAAAAGCCATTACTGAGCAACAAACCTATTCATCTGAGACAACCACTTATACGTATTTTACTGCAACTTCAAATGAG GGTGAGACTAATTATGCATCAAGCCCAACTCCACCTTCAGGAGCCTTATCTGCAGATCCCCTAAATAACTCAGAAAAAGAAGCAGATAAAATAGATAATGGTGTAACCCAACATAAAGTTGCTGAGGAACAAAAAGAACCTGCAACTGAATCAGtctcaataattttagaaCGAG AGTTGGAGTCAAATCCTGCAGTTGAGATTGAAAATGCTGATAACATAGAACAAATAGATGAAACAGCAGTTAACCAGGAGATTGAGGAAAGTGAGATGGTTGAAGAAACCATTGAAGAAATGGAGACTGTAGATACTACAG AAGGAAGCTCTAAAGAAGATGTTGGGGATGTGAATAGCAGTCAAGAAATTGGAGAAATTGTTGCAGAAACT GGAGTGTCGGCTCCACGTCCAAGAGGGCGGAAACCGAAATCCGATATTCCCTTGCATATCTTAGGTCGTGACGTCAATAAACCTGTAGAAAACTTTGTTAATGGGAAGACTCTCAAGCCCCG ATTGGGTGTTAAGGTACCTTACAGAAATCTGACCAGTCAGATTGTATCAAAAGCCGAAattgaaaaggaaataattgaaagaggaaaaaagaaacaagATGAGAAGAAAG ATATATCATTTAGTCGTCAACTAACCTCGAGGTTAACACAGAAAATTGCTCCTGATAAAAAGAATTCCAAAGCAAAATCGAGCAGAAAGGCCGATAGCAGCAGCACGAAAGTTTCTGAC gACGAAGAAATGGAGGTAGACAGCAATGGGAACGAAAACAGTGAAAAGAAGGCATCTGTGGCGATCGATAACGATTCTGATTTGCTCGCAATACTTGAAG GTGATGGCGATTCAGAGGAAATATCTACCTTAAATCCTCAAAATAAGGAATCAACGCCTAGTGATGAGACGAATCTGAAAAACTTGGAGAGGGAAATTGCACTGCAGCAACTTCAGGACTTACCATATCTGTCGCCGAAGACCAAATACGTCAAGAGCAACAAACATAag ATGTATTCAAAAGAGCGGGTAAGCAGTACATCAGAAGGGAAGGTTTCTTCGTCGACTGATAAACTGGTTCCGTCCACCAAACCACAAGGCCCCAAGAACCCAATTAAAGCCAATGCTTTGAAGTTTGATGAACCTCAAATCAAG GTAAACGTGGCCTTGAAAACGTATTCCCGAAAAAGAAAATCTAGTGAGGGTGTTCCTGATTCGACTCCGTCGCCATCGAAGAAAACCCATGTGCCTTCAACTGAAGTTAAAGTAGAGACTGCTGGAGCCGCTTCTAAAAGTCCGGCTTATGTCACAAAAAGTTCACGAGTGATtaagaaaaag gtaatttgGGATCcggatgaaacgatggctcctaGAGCGAAAACTGCTGCCATCAAGACTGATTCGCCGTCACCGTTAAAGATACCCCAAAAAACCACTTATCCAAAAAACGAGTTTAAGTCAGCTGACTTGCCAAGAAAGTCAGCTGCGGATGTAAAGTCTAAACCCGAGAagaaag TCGATGATAAACTTTCCCCTCGGAAATTAGACAACGCAGACAAAAAACACAGTCCTGAAACGTCTAAATTGGCTTCAAAACAGAAGAAACCTAAATCAATGTCTGAGGTTGATAAGTTGCTAGGAGATGAAGGGGccattaaaatgttatatgaTTTAAAGAAGAACCCGATTGAGGAGAAAAGAAGAAAGACTGTTATGGATGTGGACAAAACTCTAAAGGATCTGGCCAAAAAG GCCAATCAAATTAAATCCGATCTAGTGAATACGACTTCATCAGAAACTCCGAAGTCTCTGAGGAAGAAAGAGGCGGGAATTTCGCCCGGTTCATCCTCAAAGTCGACTCCTGCTCCGACGCTGCTGCATCTCGGGATAACTAGGCAGAAGTCAAAAGATTCCGCAAG AAGTTCCCCGCCACCTTCTCCGGGATTTTCTTTTACCAATGAAACTTCTTATTTGGTGAGGCGCAGGTCCAGCAGCTCGATTTCGAGTGGCGAGGACACCAGCGGAAGCCTTGATTTCGACGGCAGTGAAG ACGATTCTGCTGAATCTGATTACGTAG ATAGATTATCAAAGAAGATTCCTGTCAGCACCACAACCGACCcgctgaaaattaaaagaccAAAACGGACACAGGAAAAGGAGAAAGCGCAAAAACGGGCCGAAAATCGAATAGGACAGTTCAACACCTTCACTattaagaaaatcaataaGAGCATCATTATAGATTTGCACAGTGAGAGTAGCAATAGCTATTACTTCACCTCGGAA CTTTTAAGCGAATTAACTACCGCGTTAAACAAGATATCTACAGAAAAGGATTGCAACGTGGTGTTGATTAAGTCAAGCAAAGAAAGCATCTTCAGTGAAGGTCTTGATTACAGGTCGCTTATTTCGGATAAAGAAGGAAGGAGACAAAGTAATGCCAAAGAACTGGCAGTCTTAGTCAA gGACTTTTTAAGTACTCTGTTAAAATTCCCGAAAGTGTTGGTAGCCGGAATTCAAGGACAATGTTCAGGGTTGGCAGTAACAATGCTACCGTTATTTGATATAGTAATTGCCAGCGATGATGCCACTTTCAACACTTCCTATGCTATTTTAGGCAGTGTCGCAGAGGCGGGCTTCTTATTGACAGTTCCCTATGTAGCCAGTTATGGCCTG GCAGGAGAATTACTGTATGCCTCGCAGACATTGACTGCTGATGAGGCCTGCAGGCGTGGACTGATTTCGAGGCTGTGTTGGCCTGAAAAGTATCAAGATACCTTGAACAGTACGGTGGCGGCTGTTGCTCAAGGATCTAAACAG AGTTTGGAAGCAAATAAAAGGCTCCTCCGTTCCAGTTTAGCCGAGAGTTCAAAAAAAGCCTTGGATTCTATGGAGGCTGAGCTTGTGGAACATTGGACCAGCAGCGAATGCCAGACTAATTTCGCAAACATTGAATAA
- the HIPP1 gene encoding triadin isoform X5, which yields MMQEPGDTSITVVEPHVETYAESNLNEKNIGTQYIYTTEGQLIPANDQASTMDLSSQSTTYVMEPATYAPETNQEKAITEQQTYSSETTTYTYFTATSNEGETNYASSPTPPSGALSADPLNNSEKEADKIDNGVTQHKVAEEQKEPATESVSIILERELESNPAVEIENADNIEQIDETAVNQEIEESEMVEETIEEMETVDTTEGSSKEDVGDVNSSQEIGEIVAETGVSAPRPRGRKPKSDIPLHILGRDVNKPVENFVNGKTLKPRLGVKVPYRNLTSQIVSKAEIEKEIIERGKKKQDEKKDISFSRQLTSRLTQKIAPDKKNSKAKSSRKADSSSTKVSDDEEMEVDSNGNENSEKKASVAIDNDSDLLAILEGDGDSEEISTLNPQNKESTPSDETNLKNLEREIALQQLQDLPYLSPKTKYVKSNKHKMYSKERVSSTSEGKVSSSTDKLVPSTKPQGPKNPIKANALKFDEPQIKVNVALKTYSRKRKSSEGVPDSTPSPSKKTHVPSTEVKVETAGAASKSPAYVTKSSRVIKKKVIWDPDETMAPRAKTAAIKTDSPSPLKIPQKTTYPKNEFKSADLPRKSAADVKSKPEKKVDDKLSPRKLDNADKKHSPETSKLASKQKKPKSMSEVDKLLGDEGAIKMLYDLKKNPIEEKRRKTVMDVDKTLKDLAKKANQIKSDLVNTTSSETPKSLRKKEAGISPGSSSKSTPAPTLLHLGITRQKSKDSARSSPPPSPGFSFTNETSYLVRRRSSSSISSGEDTSGSLDFDGSEDDSAESDYVDRLSKKIPVSTTTDPLKIKRPKRTQEKEKAQKRAENRIGQFNTFTIKKINKSIIIDLHSESSNSYYFTSELLSELTTALNKISTEKDCNVVLIKSSKESIFSEGLDYRSLISDKEGRRQSNAKELAVLVKDFLSTLLKFPKVLVAGIQGQCSGLAVTMLPLFDIVIASDDATFNTSYAILGSVAEAGFLLTVPYVASYGLAGELLYASQTLTADEACRRGLISRLCWPEKYQDTLNSTVAAVAQGSKQSLEANKRLLRSSLAESSKKALDSMEAELVEHWTSSECQTNFANIE from the exons ATGATGCAAGAACCAGGGGATACTTCAATCACTGTTGTGGAACCTCACGTAGAAACCTATGCCGAAAGcaatttaaatgagaaaaacatTGGAACTCAGTATATTTACACTACTGAGGGACAGTTGATCCCTGCAAATGATCAAGCTTCAACTATGGATTTGAGTTCACAG TCAACCACTTATGTAATGGAACCAGCTACTTATGCCCCTGAAACAAATCAAGAAAAAGCCATTACTGAGCAACAAACCTATTCATCTGAGACAACCACTTATACGTATTTTACTGCAACTTCAAATGAG GGTGAGACTAATTATGCATCAAGCCCAACTCCACCTTCAGGAGCCTTATCTGCAGATCCCCTAAATAACTCAGAAAAAGAAGCAGATAAAATAGATAATGGTGTAACCCAACATAAAGTTGCTGAGGAACAAAAAGAACCTGCAACTGAATCAGtctcaataattttagaaCGAG AGTTGGAGTCAAATCCTGCAGTTGAGATTGAAAATGCTGATAACATAGAACAAATAGATGAAACAGCAGTTAACCAGGAGATTGAGGAAAGTGAGATGGTTGAAGAAACCATTGAAGAAATGGAGACTGTAGATACTACAG AAGGAAGCTCTAAAGAAGATGTTGGGGATGTGAATAGCAGTCAAGAAATTGGAGAAATTGTTGCAGAAACT GGAGTGTCGGCTCCACGTCCAAGAGGGCGGAAACCGAAATCCGATATTCCCTTGCATATCTTAGGTCGTGACGTCAATAAACCTGTAGAAAACTTTGTTAATGGGAAGACTCTCAAGCCCCG ATTGGGTGTTAAGGTACCTTACAGAAATCTGACCAGTCAGATTGTATCAAAAGCCGAAattgaaaaggaaataattgaaagaggaaaaaagaaacaagATGAGAAGAAAG ATATATCATTTAGTCGTCAACTAACCTCGAGGTTAACACAGAAAATTGCTCCTGATAAAAAGAATTCCAAAGCAAAATCGAGCAGAAAGGCCGATAGCAGCAGCACGAAAGTTTCTGAC gACGAAGAAATGGAGGTAGACAGCAATGGGAACGAAAACAGTGAAAAGAAGGCATCTGTGGCGATCGATAACGATTCTGATTTGCTCGCAATACTTGAAG GTGATGGCGATTCAGAGGAAATATCTACCTTAAATCCTCAAAATAAGGAATCAACGCCTAGTGATGAGACGAATCTGAAAAACTTGGAGAGGGAAATTGCACTGCAGCAACTTCAGGACTTACCATATCTGTCGCCGAAGACCAAATACGTCAAGAGCAACAAACATAag ATGTATTCAAAAGAGCGGGTAAGCAGTACATCAGAAGGGAAGGTTTCTTCGTCGACTGATAAACTGGTTCCGTCCACCAAACCACAAGGCCCCAAGAACCCAATTAAAGCCAATGCTTTGAAGTTTGATGAACCTCAAATCAAG GTAAACGTGGCCTTGAAAACGTATTCCCGAAAAAGAAAATCTAGTGAGGGTGTTCCTGATTCGACTCCGTCGCCATCGAAGAAAACCCATGTGCCTTCAACTGAAGTTAAAGTAGAGACTGCTGGAGCCGCTTCTAAAAGTCCGGCTTATGTCACAAAAAGTTCACGAGTGATtaagaaaaag gtaatttgGGATCcggatgaaacgatggctcctaGAGCGAAAACTGCTGCCATCAAGACTGATTCGCCGTCACCGTTAAAGATACCCCAAAAAACCACTTATCCAAAAAACGAGTTTAAGTCAGCTGACTTGCCAAGAAAGTCAGCTGCGGATGTAAAGTCTAAACCCGAGAagaaag TCGATGATAAACTTTCCCCTCGGAAATTAGACAACGCAGACAAAAAACACAGTCCTGAAACGTCTAAATTGGCTTCAAAACAGAAGAAACCTAAATCAATGTCTGAGGTTGATAAGTTGCTAGGAGATGAAGGGGccattaaaatgttatatgaTTTAAAGAAGAACCCGATTGAGGAGAAAAGAAGAAAGACTGTTATGGATGTGGACAAAACTCTAAAGGATCTGGCCAAAAAG GCCAATCAAATTAAATCCGATCTAGTGAATACGACTTCATCAGAAACTCCGAAGTCTCTGAGGAAGAAAGAGGCGGGAATTTCGCCCGGTTCATCCTCAAAGTCGACTCCTGCTCCGACGCTGCTGCATCTCGGGATAACTAGGCAGAAGTCAAAAGATTCCGCAAG AAGTTCCCCGCCACCTTCTCCGGGATTTTCTTTTACCAATGAAACTTCTTATTTGGTGAGGCGCAGGTCCAGCAGCTCGATTTCGAGTGGCGAGGACACCAGCGGAAGCCTTGATTTCGACGGCAGTGAAG ACGATTCTGCTGAATCTGATTACGTAG ATAGATTATCAAAGAAGATTCCTGTCAGCACCACAACCGACCcgctgaaaattaaaagaccAAAACGGACACAGGAAAAGGAGAAAGCGCAAAAACGGGCCGAAAATCGAATAGGACAGTTCAACACCTTCACTattaagaaaatcaataaGAGCATCATTATAGATTTGCACAGTGAGAGTAGCAATAGCTATTACTTCACCTCGGAA CTTTTAAGCGAATTAACTACCGCGTTAAACAAGATATCTACAGAAAAGGATTGCAACGTGGTGTTGATTAAGTCAAGCAAAGAAAGCATCTTCAGTGAAGGTCTTGATTACAGGTCGCTTATTTCGGATAAAGAAGGAAGGAGACAAAGTAATGCCAAAGAACTGGCAGTCTTAGTCAA gGACTTTTTAAGTACTCTGTTAAAATTCCCGAAAGTGTTGGTAGCCGGAATTCAAGGACAATGTTCAGGGTTGGCAGTAACAATGCTACCGTTATTTGATATAGTAATTGCCAGCGATGATGCCACTTTCAACACTTCCTATGCTATTTTAGGCAGTGTCGCAGAGGCGGGCTTCTTATTGACAGTTCCCTATGTAGCCAGTTATGGCCTG GCAGGAGAATTACTGTATGCCTCGCAGACATTGACTGCTGATGAGGCCTGCAGGCGTGGACTGATTTCGAGGCTGTGTTGGCCTGAAAAGTATCAAGATACCTTGAACAGTACGGTGGCGGCTGTTGCTCAAGGATCTAAACAG AGTTTGGAAGCAAATAAAAGGCTCCTCCGTTCCAGTTTAGCCGAGAGTTCAAAAAAAGCCTTGGATTCTATGGAGGCTGAGCTTGTGGAACATTGGACCAGCAGCGAATGCCAGACTAATTTCGCAAACATTGAATAA